A stretch of the Ptiloglossa arizonensis isolate GNS036 chromosome 1, iyPtiAriz1_principal, whole genome shotgun sequence genome encodes the following:
- the LOC143144330 gene encoding uncharacterized protein LOC143144330 isoform X2 → MVLKALPKAYTGISDFFREFHYGLHLAAHRNIITTYDVAFETAGFYVFSQEYAPLGDLTSNVTETGLGELHAKRVARQLAAAVHHIHSRDLVHRDIKLDNILVFRSDFSRIKLCDFGETRRANTVVRRHNEWLPYSPPEVLQIDTDETYKALTSHDVWQFGIVLFVCLTGCLPWQKAALDDPRYTRYQNWHNATLNIAKKPKLFQLISSRAQRMFKRLLDPKAEKRPVSVLEANKYLEDRWLAKLGAEKAMNGGADERDELCPSMYSFHSSLEEKNQLLHTLTTYGIETTVDRAKKKDRIREWIEASAIVEENEEDESDLNEDIRFYEEEEDEEPNTMKGRHFPETRPIVKPTETKRHKHRTSHTSARKRHSVRPTERKIPFAPQVAVERETIARFASFPNGDPSLAITENATNGSLVSTNLGTPVHEETRSIANRNGQTVNNSPLNGLGTPREDTVVFPTTSTGFNPNLTLEDGNSDLVQDRAVPPQPSRVGVDRSAPRSPQTPARKHRSQTAPFPAPTSPVLNGSRPDAAKRSQSTATLPTTQTDRSVLPPTATVLPIQANGQSTGSGPPRNERSAPWLENRSVGQSMSRVENQSVAIQNAAARVENQSMLPTRNEKTGPGQTTNTLTMSVASHLVMQSFNALQGLNTDQPTTPKNSPTSTPAKGPTPKTSPTETPVRTSTPVRTSTPPKPRTTGHRDETLGYGKDPFEHYGIATRTERARRGSLESASRSVSN, encoded by the exons GAGACCTGACGTCCAACGTGACAGAGACGGGTCTCGGCGAGCTGCACGCGAAGAGGGTGGCCAGACAGCTGGCCGCAGCGGTGCATCACATTCACAGCCGCGACCTGGTGCACCGCGACATCAAGCTCGACAACATCCTCGTGTTCCGTAGCGACTTCTCACGGATCAAGTTATGCGACTTCGGCGAGACCAGGCGTGCAAACACCGTCGTGCGACGACACAACGAGTGGCTGCCGTACTCGCCGCCCGAGGTATTGCAGATCGACACTGACGAGACGTACAA AGCTCTCACGTCGCACGACGTCTGGCAATTCGGCATTGTCCTATTTGTCTGTCTGACCGGATGCTTGCCGTGGCAGAAGGCGGCGTTGGACGACCCGCGGTACACCAGATATCAAAACTGGCACAACGCTACGCTGAACATAGCCAAGAAGCCGAAATTATTTCAGCTGATCAGCTCGCGGGCGCAGAG AATGTTCAAGCGTTTGCTGGACCCCAAGGCTGAGAAGAGGCCCGTCAGTGTCCTGGAGGCGAATAAATACCTGGAGGACAGGTGGTTGGCCAAACTCGGCGCGGAGAAGGCCATGAACG GTGGCGCTGACGAGAGGGACGAACTCTGCCCGTCAATGTACAGCTTCCACAGCTCCCTGGAGGAGAAGAACCAGCTACTTCACACGCTGACCACATACGGGATCGAGACGACGGTGGACCGTGCGAAGAAGAAGGACCGCATCAGGGAATGGATCGAGGCGAGCGCGATCGTCGAGGAGAACGAGGAGGACGAGTCCGATCTGAACGAGGACATACGTTtctacgaggaggaggaggacgaggaaccGAACACCATGAAAGGGAGACACTTCCCGGAAACGCGACCGATCGTCAAACCGACCGAGACCAAGCGTCACAAGCACAGAACGAGCCACACCTCGGCGCGAAAGAGACACTCGGTCCGACCTACCGAGAGAAAGATACCGTTTGCACCCCAGGTGGCCGTGGAACGCGAGACCATCGCCAGATTCGCGAGTTTCCCGAACGGTGACCCCAGTTTGGCCATCACCGAGAACGCTACCAACGGTAGCCTGGTGTCCACCAACCTCGGAACACCCGTACACGAGGAAACGAGATCGATCGCGAACCGTAACGGCCAGACGGTCAATAATTCTCCGTTGAACGGTCTGGGCACACCGAGGGAGGACACGGTGGTGTTCCCGACTACCAGCACCGGTTTCAACCCTAATCTAACGCTGGAGGATGGAAACTCCGACTTAGTCCAAGATCGAGCCGTACCACCGCAACCGAGCCGTGTCGGCGTCGATCGTAGCGCACCGAGGAGTCCCCAGACCCCTGCCAGAAAGCATCGCTCCCAGACCGCCCCGTTTCCGGCGCCGACGTCCCCCGTACTGAACGGAAGCCGGCCGGACGCCGCCAAGAGGAGCCAGTCTACCGCCACGCTGCCGACCACGCAGACGGACAGGTCGGTTTTACCACCGACCGCCACGGTATTACCGATTCAAGCGAACGGCCAATCCACAGGTTCTGGTCCGCCACGGAACGAGAGGTCGGCGCCGTGGCTCGAGAATCGATCCGTGGGCCAATCAATGTCTCGAGTAGAGAATCAATCCGTCGCGATACAAAATGCGGCGGCTCGAGTGGAGAATCAATCGATGTTGCCcacgcgaaacgagaaaacggGACCCGGACAAACGACGAATACCCTGACGATGTCGGTGGCCTCGCATCTGGTCATGCAGAGCTTCAACGCTCTCCAGGGTTTGAATACCGATCAACCGACCACACCGAAGAACAGTCCCACCTCCACGCCGGCCAAGGGCCCGACACCGAAAACCAGTCCCACCGAGACACCGGTGAGAACGTCCACACCGGTTAGAACGTCCACACCACCGAAACCCAGAACCACCGGGCATCGTGACGAGACTCTGGGCTACGGGAAGGACCCGTTCGAGCACTATGGCATCGCGACCAGGACCGAGAGAGCCCGACGAGGGTCCTTGGAAAGCGCCAGCAGATCTGTCAGCAATTGA